The DNA window GAAACGTTGGTAGAGCGGATGCCTTAGCAAGGCTAGTGACAGCATCCCCATTCGGACCCTCAATAGATACAATTACGGTCATTGGAGTTCTCAATGCGGAGACTTCAGAGACTGGAGTGGCATGTACGACCCGGTATTGCTCAAGACGTTTCTCGTCGTGGCCGAGACACACAGCTTCACGAACGCGGCGCAGCGGCTCGGCATCAGCCAGCCAACGGTGAGCCAGCAGATGAGCAAGCTCGAGCGGGCGGCCGGGCGGATCCTCATCGTCCGCGACACCCGCGAGGTGCGGTTGACCGACAACGGCGACGCGATGGCCGGCTTCGCACGCACAATCCTTGCGGCGCACGCTGCCGCCGAGAGCTATTTCACCGGGTCGGCGATGAAGGGCCGGTTGCGGTTCGGAGCCGCAGACGACCTCGCGATCACCCAGCTGCCGAGCATGTTGCGGCACTTTCGGCAGCTGTACCCCGAGATCAACCTGGAGCTGACCGTCAACCAGAGCGCCCCGCTGCGGCGACGACTCGAGCAGGGGCACCTCGACCTCATCTTCGTGAAGCAGAGCGCCGGCGAGGCGACGGCGAGCACCCGGGTCGCGAAAGACACCCTGGTCTGGATGGCGCAGGACAACCTGACTCTCGCCGAGGGCAACCCGGTGCCGCTCATCGCATACCAGGCACCCAGCCTCAGCAGGCAAGTAGCGATCGACGCGCTCGAAGCCGCCGGTCGAACCTGGCGGATCACCTGCAACACCCGCGACGTCAACGGGATGCTCGCGGCGGTGCGGGCCGGGATCGGGATCGCGGCGTTTCCGCACTCGCTCATTCCGTCCGACCTGGTGAAGGTGAGCAATCGCTTCAGCCTGCCGGAACTTGTCGACGTCGACTACGTGCTGATGGCGAACCCGTCGGCCGCGAGGGAGCCGGTGCAGGCACTGATGTCGGCGATCATGAGCCGGGGCGTGCGGCGGGAGGCGTAGGGCGGGCGGTCGGGCGCCGAGGCATCCGTTTCGCCCAGCGCCGGCAGGCACTCGCCGAGAACACCCGTTCCGGACCAGATCACCCGTTGCGCCGGGTGTTCTCGACCGCAACGGATGTTCTCGGGTTGCGTTCAGCCCGCAAACGGGCCGAGTAGCTGCTCCTCGATGACCCCGGCGGCCACGGGCTCGAACAGCCCCTTCTCTCCGGAGCCGATCACGGCAACCGTCTGGATGGTGGGCACGCGTTCTCCCTGAGTCATTTCGTTCCTTCCGCGAGGGCGGAGCTGAGTACCTGACGGATGTAGTGCACGTTCTCGGCGATGACGCCGAGCGAGTCTGAGCCGTAGTGCTCGCAGCAGAACGGCCCGGTGTACCCGACGTCGAGCGCCTGACGGATGACCTTGCGGTAGTTCACATAGCCGTACTTCAGTGGCACCGGCGAGGAGAAGTACGCCCCGGTTGCGGGGTCGTAGTCGCGCGTGTAGTTCTTGATGTGCCAGAAGTTCGAGTGCGGCAGCACCTTCTCGAACATGGTCTCCCACGGCTCCACATCACGGTGCAGGCGAACGAGGTTGCCGAGGTCAGGGTTGAGCCCGACCGCGTCATGGTCGACGTCCGCGAGGAAGGCGACTGCCTCGTCCGCGGTGCCGACGTAGGTGTCCTCATACATTTCAAGGCTCAGCTGGATGCCCTGGCGAGCGGCGTGGTCGCCCAGTTCACGGACGCGCTCGATCGCGAGTGGGCGGAGAGCCGGGTCATCGTGGTGGCCGTCTTCGAGCCAGAACCAGATCGCCTTCTGTTGTTCGGGAGTGAGCGGCTGCATGAAGCCGGTGTTCACGACCGTGACGCCGAAACTGGGCGCGATGTCGATGAAGCGGTGGGCGTCGCGCAGGTGATCGTCACCGTGCTCGCGATCGACGATCGAGCTGCGCGTCATCGAGATGGACGAGAGGGTGAGCCCCTCGCCATCGAGCACCCGGCGGAACTCCTCGAGCCGCTCGTCACTGAGTTTGGCGAGAGGCAACCAGGCGTCAGTAGGGTCGATCTGGTCAACGCCGAGCTGCTTGACCTGCCGCAGCTGGGAAGCCCAGACCGTGGATGGGGCGTCCTGGAGGGGACGCCCGTCTGCTGTGTTACCGAACGACAGCATGTTGGCACCGATCGGCCAGTTCTCGGCGGTGAGGACTGCGTCAGACATCATTGGCTCCTAAGCGGATCAGCACCCCGGAGTGAGGCACGACTAAATCCTATAGGCAAGAGGATATACCGCGTCAAGGGTGCGGCATCCGAGATGCGCGCCAGCAGCACTACCGAACTCAGAACACCTGCGTCGGAGGCTCGTTCGACCCGGGCTTACTTCGTCGGAAGAACCACCCGCGGCCCGCCGGCACGGCAGGGTCGCCGGGGTCGTCGGCATCCAGACCGTAGTGGTCACCGATCCGCTCCATAAACGCCGACCGCCTGGCCTTCTCCCACGCCTTGTACTCCCGGTTGAACGCGAGCGCAGTGGCCCAGCAGATGAGCAGCATGATGATGCTGAACGGCAGGGCGATGATGATTGCCGCGGTTTTCAGCGCCTCCAGCCCGCCCGCGAGCAGAAGCGCGATGGCCAGAACGGAGGTGATGACGGCAAAGAACGCGCGAATCCACCGCTTGGGCTCCACGTCCCCGCCACTCGCGATCATGCTCATGACGAGCGAACCGGAGTCGGCAGAGGTGACGAAGAACACCGCGATGAGGATGATCCCGCCGACCGTGAGTACCGACCCTGCCGGCAGCTGATCGAACATCGCGAACAGGGCGCCCTCGACGTTGACCACACCGTCGGCGCCAATCAGTCCGCCCGGTCCGTTGAGCTCGGAGTAGAGCGCCGTCCCGCCGAGCACGCTGAACCACAGGAAGGTCACGAGGGTTGGAACGAGCAGCACACCGGTGACGAACTGTCGCACGGTGCGCCCCCTCGAGATCCGGGCGATGAAAATGCCAACGAAGGGTGCCCACGAGATCCACCAACCCCAGTAGAACGTGGTCCACGCGGCCTGCCAGGTCTCCCCCGCCTCGCCCGCGAACGCACCGACGTTGAACGACAGCCCGATGAAGTTCTGCAGGTACGTACCGATCGACTGCACGAAGTCGCGCAGCAGGAACTGGGTGGGCCCGACGATGAGGATGAACAGCACGATCAGCCCGGCGAGCACGAGGTTGATGTTCGACAGCCACTTCATCCCCTTCGCCACACCGGAAAGCACCGAGAAGAGCACGGCACCGGTGATGATGACGATCAAAACAACATTGATGAAATCGGATGCCGCGATAATCCCGGCGCTTTCCAGCCCGGCGCTGATCTGAACGACGCCGAGTCCGAGCGAGGTGGCAACGCCGAACAGGGTGCCGACGAGGGCGACGACGTCGATGACGTTGCCCCACCCGCCGCGGACCCGATCGCCCAGCAGAGGTTCGAGCGCCCAGCGGATCGACACCGGCCGACCCCGCCGGTGGATCGCGTACGCCAGCGCGACCCCGATGACAACGTAGATCGACCAGGCGTGGACGCCCCAGTGGAGGTAGGTCTGCGACAACGCCGACTGCGCGAGCTGGGCGGGTGTGCCGCTCACGCCCGGGCGGGGGTCGGCGAAGTGGCTGAGCGGCTCGCCCACTCCGTAGAACACGAGGCCGATGCCCATTCCCGCGGCGAAGAGCAGTGAGAACCACGACCCGAGCGAGAACTCGGGCTCGTCATCTTCCTTGCCGAGCTTGATGTCGCCGTACCGGCTGAACCCGATCCACAGGCTGAAGATGACGAAGAAAGCGGAGATCAGAACGTAGTACCAGTTGAAGTTGCTGACGATGCTGGCCTGGATGTTCGCGAACAGGACCTCGGCGGCATCCGGAAGGAAGATCGCGAAGGCCGCGAAGACGATCACGATCACCGCGGCGGGCCAGAACACCCAGCGCGCGACCCCGGGGGACTTCGCTGTGGCGGTTGTCGCTGCGGCGGTTGAGTCGTTCGGATCGGCTGACATGCGGCAGAGAATACGTCCGTCGCTGTGGCGCCTATAGAGAGGAAAGACTCCCCCTAGCATTATTCTCGCGAGAGCGCAGTTCCGCGCCGGACCCGGGATCGTGCTGCGACGACAGAAACGGTCACAGTTCGCGAGGAACTGCGACCGTTTGTGGCCGAGCAGAGCGGATGCCGCGTCAGCGGTCGAGCGGACGACGAGCGGATGCCGCGTCAGCGGTCGAGCGGACGACGAGCGGATGCCGCGTCAGCGGAGGAATGTGATGCCGAGCGTCGCAAGTACGCCGAACGCGACACCCCACAGCACGATTGAGATGACCTGCCAGAAGATGACTGCGTTCCTCGATGCCCCGAATGACACCATCGCGGCCGAGGTGATCTGGCTGGGCAGGAGCGTCTGGCCGAGGAGGCTGACCCCGGCGACGCCATACCGGTCGAAGCGCTCCCGCAGCTTCGCGCGGCGGGGTGTCTCAGGCTTGGCGGGCTTGCCGTTCCGAACCTTGGATCGGACACCGTGGGCGCTGAACACGAAGATGAGCATCGAGACGACATTGCCGACGATCGCGGCGGCAATGGCGATAACAGGCGGGATGCCGGCGAGCACGCCGATGACCGCTCCGAAGTACGACTCGACGAACGGAATCGCAGCGGCCAGGATCACACCCACCCACTGCAGTACGTCCGGGAGGGAGGAGGTGAAGTCGCGCAGCGCGTCAATCATGGGGTGCCTTTCGTCGAAGCCGTGGTGCTGTGATGCTGGTTGCGCTCGAATGCCGGAAGACCCGTCAGCCGAGGCGATGACTCCATCCTTCCGGCGCACAACGAGGGCGGTAAGTGTCGTCGCGTCACGGCATCCGGGGCGGTTTCACACCCGCGACCGTGACAAATGTCACTGCTCTACGCTGAGAGCATGTTTCCCCAGACCGCGCCGAAACGGGCATCGTCGTGACCGCTCAACGCAGCGCCGCAACCGGGATGCCCGGCGAACCGCAACGCGAACAGCCAGCGCGCAGCGTCCAGACGACGTGGACCTATACGCTCTCGTCGATCATCTTCTTCTTCGTCGTTCTCGACGCCATCCTGCTGATCGTCGCGATGGCCAATTATGCGCAGTCGCGCAGTGCGCTTGACGCCATTCTTCTCGCCTTGCTCATCGTTTCGGCGGTGGTGCAGGTGCGGTACTGCTGGTTCCTCCGCGTCGGGCGCGGTGGCGGGATGCCGCGGGTCGGCTGGACAGTGGCTCTCTTCGCTCCGCCAGCACTCGCGTGGGTGCTCGGCCTGTTCACTCCCGCTGCAGGGCTCTTCGCGGCGTTCCCGCTGTGGATGGCGGTCAACGCGGTCGCTCCCCTGCTGCCGGTCACGTCCAGGCGGGCTGTGCTTCCCGCCGGGGGCGTGGTGACGGTTCTGCACCCCGTCCTCGCTTCGATGCTGGGGCATCCGTTCGACACCACCGGCATGTCGGGGTCGGGGCTCCTGTACTTCTACGGCGTCCTGCTGCCGCTCATGATTCTCTCGAG is part of the Mycetocola zhujimingii genome and encodes:
- a CDS encoding LysR substrate-binding domain-containing protein — protein: MYDPVLLKTFLVVAETHSFTNAAQRLGISQPTVSQQMSKLERAAGRILIVRDTREVRLTDNGDAMAGFARTILAAHAAAESYFTGSAMKGRLRFGAADDLAITQLPSMLRHFRQLYPEINLELTVNQSAPLRRRLEQGHLDLIFVKQSAGEATASTRVAKDTLVWMAQDNLTLAEGNPVPLIAYQAPSLSRQVAIDALEAAGRTWRITCNTRDVNGMLAAVRAGIGIAAFPHSLIPSDLVKVSNRFSLPELVDVDYVLMANPSAAREPVQALMSAIMSRGVRREA
- a CDS encoding sugar phosphate isomerase/epimerase family protein, which gives rise to MSDAVLTAENWPIGANMLSFGNTADGRPLQDAPSTVWASQLRQVKQLGVDQIDPTDAWLPLAKLSDERLEEFRRVLDGEGLTLSSISMTRSSIVDREHGDDHLRDAHRFIDIAPSFGVTVVNTGFMQPLTPEQQKAIWFWLEDGHHDDPALRPLAIERVRELGDHAARQGIQLSLEMYEDTYVGTADEAVAFLADVDHDAVGLNPDLGNLVRLHRDVEPWETMFEKVLPHSNFWHIKNYTRDYDPATGAYFSSPVPLKYGYVNYRKVIRQALDVGYTGPFCCEHYGSDSLGVIAENVHYIRQVLSSALAEGTK
- a CDS encoding BCCT family transporter, translated to MSADPNDSTAAATTATAKSPGVARWVFWPAAVIVIVFAAFAIFLPDAAEVLFANIQASIVSNFNWYYVLISAFFVIFSLWIGFSRYGDIKLGKEDDEPEFSLGSWFSLLFAAGMGIGLVFYGVGEPLSHFADPRPGVSGTPAQLAQSALSQTYLHWGVHAWSIYVVIGVALAYAIHRRGRPVSIRWALEPLLGDRVRGGWGNVIDVVALVGTLFGVATSLGLGVVQISAGLESAGIIAASDFINVVLIVIITGAVLFSVLSGVAKGMKWLSNINLVLAGLIVLFILIVGPTQFLLRDFVQSIGTYLQNFIGLSFNVGAFAGEAGETWQAAWTTFYWGWWISWAPFVGIFIARISRGRTVRQFVTGVLLVPTLVTFLWFSVLGGTALYSELNGPGGLIGADGVVNVEGALFAMFDQLPAGSVLTVGGIILIAVFFVTSADSGSLVMSMIASGGDVEPKRWIRAFFAVITSVLAIALLLAGGLEALKTAAIIIALPFSIIMLLICWATALAFNREYKAWEKARRSAFMERIGDHYGLDADDPGDPAVPAGRGWFFRRSKPGSNEPPTQVF